A stretch of Synechococcus sp. MIT S9220 DNA encodes these proteins:
- a CDS encoding GNAT family N-acetyltransferase: MDDPSLTPETLQVIYGDQAKLCATPASQLTLVFSQHRPFDLVELEQLLEAVGWSRRPVRRVRKALDNSLIRVGLWRHDARIPRLVGFARCTGDGVLEATIWDVAVHPLYQGSGLGSQLMDYILDALRALGTERATLFADPGVLPFYQRLGWDLEPNGHRCGFWYAN; the protein is encoded by the coding sequence ATCGACGACCCTTCCCTTACGCCAGAGACACTGCAAGTGATTTATGGCGATCAGGCGAAGCTGTGTGCGACCCCTGCCAGCCAGCTCACTCTGGTGTTCAGCCAGCACCGACCCTTTGATTTGGTGGAGTTGGAGCAGCTTCTGGAAGCGGTGGGCTGGAGCCGGCGACCTGTCCGACGGGTTCGCAAGGCTCTCGACAACAGCCTGATCCGGGTTGGTCTCTGGCGCCACGATGCCCGGATCCCACGTTTGGTGGGTTTTGCGCGCTGCACAGGCGACGGGGTGCTCGAAGCGACTATCTGGGATGTTGCTGTTCACCCCCTGTACCAGGGCTCCGGTCTCGGCAGTCAGCTGATGGATTACATCCTCGATGCTCTGCGCGCTCTTGGGACTGAACGCGCCACCTTGTTCGCCGACCCAGGGGTCCTGCCTTTCTATCAACGTCTGGGCTGGGACCTTGAGCCCAATGGTCATCGCTGCGGTTTCTGGTACGCGAACTGA
- a CDS encoding ABC transporter ATP-binding protein has protein sequence MESPPVEIDGLWHSYDASGAEWTLQDINLSLQGGELVGLLGPSGCGKTTLLRLIAGFERPIRGSIRLHGREVASPQRSLAAERRGVGMVFQDYALFPHLNAWANTCFGLRGGQDTGRATWLLELLGLERLKERYPHELSGGQRQRLALARALAPAPSVVLLDEPFSNLDVEVRLRLRSELPSVLSACNASGVLVTHDPEEALAICSRVAVLRDGRLHQCASPKELVESPATPFVGSFVLQRNVLPVWNDAAGGCLRCPLGDLERPGDLQADALPEEATVLVAPEAIALLEDANGEDQVVGREFLGHSWMYRVKSGDRQLRLLRPLSEDYVRGQTCRLRLQPGSSVLLHPQRRALLTRAS, from the coding sequence ATGGAGTCCCCTCCGGTGGAGATCGACGGTCTCTGGCACAGCTATGACGCTTCTGGAGCGGAGTGGACTCTTCAGGACATCAATCTCAGCCTGCAGGGCGGTGAACTCGTGGGGTTGCTGGGCCCCTCCGGCTGCGGCAAGACCACCCTTCTGAGATTGATCGCCGGTTTTGAAAGACCAATCCGCGGCAGCATTCGCCTTCATGGCCGCGAGGTGGCCAGCCCTCAGCGCTCGCTGGCCGCCGAACGCCGTGGAGTGGGCATGGTGTTTCAGGACTATGCCCTGTTCCCTCACCTGAATGCCTGGGCCAACACCTGTTTTGGTCTTCGCGGCGGGCAGGACACAGGGCGGGCGACCTGGCTGCTGGAGCTGCTGGGCCTGGAACGGTTGAAAGAGCGATATCCCCATGAGCTTTCCGGCGGTCAGCGTCAACGCCTGGCGTTAGCGAGAGCTCTGGCACCGGCGCCATCGGTGGTGCTGCTTGATGAACCCTTCTCCAACCTGGACGTGGAGGTTCGGCTGCGCCTGCGCAGTGAACTGCCATCTGTTCTCAGTGCCTGCAACGCCAGCGGTGTGTTGGTCACCCATGACCCGGAGGAAGCCCTGGCCATTTGCAGTCGGGTGGCTGTGCTGCGCGACGGACGGCTGCATCAGTGCGCCAGCCCGAAGGAGCTGGTGGAATCACCGGCAACTCCTTTCGTCGGCAGCTTTGTGCTTCAGCGCAATGTTCTGCCGGTTTGGAACGATGCTGCCGGCGGTTGTCTGCGCTGCCCTCTGGGTGATCTGGAGAGACCTGGCGACCTTCAGGCCGATGCCCTGCCAGAGGAGGCAACTGTTTTGGTCGCTCCCGAAGCCATCGCGCTGCTGGAGGATGCCAACGGTGAGGATCAGGTTGTGGGGCGCGAGTTCCTTGGCCACAGCTGGATGTACAGGGTGAAGAGCGGTGACCGGCAGCTGCGGCTGCTGAGACCGCTTTCCGAGGACTATGTACGCGGCCAGACCTGTCGTCTGCGTCTTCAGCCCGGTTCATCGGTTTTGCTGCACCCTCAGCGACGCGCCCTGCTGACCCGAGCCAGTTGA
- the hisG gene encoding ATP phosphoribosyltransferase — protein sequence MITVALAKGALLRESVERFKLAGLDFSAVLDPDNRQLMVPSVCGRARALLVRNGDVPVYVAYGQAQLGVVGYDVLREHQMPVAHLVDLGFGGCRMSVAVKSSSGYQRPTDLPPHCRVASKFTRCARQYFDSIDLPVELVHLTGSVELGPITGIAEAIVDLVATGRTLRDNGLVAIEDLFHTTARLVGHPLSLRLDQGELQQVIEAMDAPKREMVSTT from the coding sequence ATGATCACCGTTGCACTGGCCAAGGGCGCGCTGCTGCGGGAGTCCGTGGAACGTTTCAAGCTTGCCGGTCTTGATTTTTCGGCGGTCTTGGATCCCGACAACCGCCAGCTGATGGTGCCTTCGGTCTGTGGCCGGGCCAGAGCTCTGCTGGTCCGGAACGGTGATGTGCCGGTTTACGTGGCTTATGGGCAAGCCCAGCTCGGTGTGGTTGGTTACGACGTGCTGCGCGAGCACCAGATGCCTGTGGCGCACCTCGTCGATCTTGGCTTCGGCGGCTGTCGTATGTCCGTTGCCGTCAAGTCGAGCAGTGGTTACCAGAGACCCACCGACCTGCCGCCGCATTGCCGTGTGGCCAGCAAATTCACCCGTTGTGCCAGGCAGTATTTCGATTCCATCGATCTCCCGGTTGAGCTGGTGCACCTCACAGGATCCGTGGAGCTTGGTCCAATCACAGGAATCGCCGAAGCAATTGTCGACCTGGTCGCCACAGGACGAACCCTCAGGGATAACGGTTTGGTGGCGATTGAAGACCTCTTCCACACCACAGCCCGACTCGTGGGCCATCCGCTTTCGCTGCGCTTGGATCAGGGAGAGCTGCAACAGGTGATTGAGGCGATGGATGCTCCCAAGAGAGAGATGGTGAGCACGACCTGA
- a CDS encoding trypsin-like peptidase domain-containing protein: MASAIQRPLQRALTLIGVGLIGSSLSGCGTAWKQRIGLDQAPASDPLPEVSDGPRSAPLQPGKNIIVEAVDRVGPSVVRIDTVKRVVNPLGNLFGGRAPIQQQAGQGSGFITRSDGLIFTNAHVVEGADQVSVTLPDGRSFSGRVLGSDALTDIAVVRVVADKLPVAPLGNSNNLKPGEWAIAIGNPLGLNNTVTAGIISAVDRTNAIGEGQRVPYIQTDAAVNPGNSGGPLINAAGQVIGINTAIKKAPGAGLSFAIPINLAKRIAQQIISTGQASHPFIGVRLQSLTPQLAKEINAAANSNLCTVPELNGVVVIEVVENSPAAEGGFRPCDLIREVNGTKVQDPSQVQLAVDRGRVGQAMPIIVERDGESLELMVKPEELPRQQ; encoded by the coding sequence ATGGCCTCCGCCATCCAGCGTCCACTGCAGCGCGCACTCACGCTCATCGGCGTCGGCCTCATCGGCTCCAGTCTCAGCGGCTGCGGAACCGCCTGGAAGCAACGCATCGGACTGGATCAGGCCCCTGCCAGCGACCCCTTACCGGAGGTCAGCGATGGCCCCCGCTCAGCCCCCCTTCAACCGGGGAAAAACATCATTGTTGAAGCGGTGGATCGGGTCGGTCCCTCAGTGGTGCGAATCGATACGGTGAAACGTGTCGTGAACCCGCTTGGCAACCTCTTCGGCGGCAGAGCACCGATCCAGCAACAGGCGGGTCAGGGATCCGGATTCATCACGCGTTCTGACGGGCTGATCTTCACGAACGCACACGTTGTGGAGGGCGCGGACCAGGTCTCAGTGACACTGCCCGACGGTCGCAGCTTCAGCGGTCGCGTTCTTGGCAGTGACGCACTCACGGACATCGCTGTGGTGCGGGTGGTTGCCGACAAACTGCCGGTCGCTCCCCTCGGCAATTCCAACAATCTCAAGCCCGGGGAATGGGCCATCGCCATCGGCAATCCCCTTGGCCTCAACAACACGGTGACAGCTGGGATCATCAGCGCCGTGGATCGCACCAATGCCATCGGAGAGGGGCAGAGAGTGCCCTATATCCAGACCGATGCTGCCGTTAATCCGGGCAACAGCGGCGGGCCGCTGATCAACGCCGCTGGTCAGGTGATCGGCATCAACACCGCCATCAAAAAGGCCCCCGGAGCCGGCTTGAGTTTTGCCATCCCGATCAATCTGGCCAAGCGAATCGCGCAGCAGATCATCAGTACCGGCCAGGCGTCTCACCCCTTCATTGGCGTCCGTCTCCAGAGCCTCACACCCCAGCTCGCTAAGGAGATCAATGCCGCGGCCAACAGCAATCTGTGCACGGTGCCTGAATTGAACGGCGTGGTGGTGATCGAAGTGGTGGAGAACAGCCCTGCTGCAGAGGGCGGATTCCGCCCCTGCGACCTGATCCGTGAAGTGAACGGCACCAAAGTGCAGGATCCTTCCCAGGTGCAGCTGGCAGTCGACCGGGGCCGTGTCGGCCAGGCCATGCCCATCATTGTTGAGCGCGATGGCGAAAGCCTCGAGCTGATGGTGAAACCTGAGGAACTCCCGCGGCAGCAGTAA
- a CDS encoding DUF3136 domain-containing protein, which yields MAQAKLTIGELEAGYPLYCKALRRLLKEGREVKDIEKTVCWGHLETLNRCLPGRYKAPSYLMALIKRDLEQPTPR from the coding sequence ATGGCCCAGGCCAAGCTGACCATCGGCGAACTGGAAGCGGGCTATCCCCTGTACTGCAAGGCGTTAAGACGGCTGCTCAAGGAAGGTCGAGAAGTCAAGGACATCGAAAAAACCGTGTGCTGGGGCCATCTGGAGACGCTGAACCGCTGCCTTCCAGGGCGTTACAAGGCACCCTCCTACCTGATGGCATTGATCAAGAGAGATCTTGAGCAGCCCACTCCGAGGTGA
- a CDS encoding ABC transporter ATP-binding protein — translation MAGSDLQRISRLGRYLGRDRRRLLLTLILLIPVALAGAIQPLLVGQAISILRTVSGATNEAVAPILQPLDSTLALRLIIGALLISVLVRLALQGVQSYNIQSVGQRLTARIRRDLFAHAMDLSLRFHDRMPVGKLLTRLTSDVDALAEVFGSGAVGVLGDLVTLTVIAVTMLLIEWRLGLLLLVSQVPVTLVVLWLQGRYRKANYRVREELSQLNADFQENLQGLDVVQMFRREAFNGDRFQRTGLAYREAVNGTILFDSSISAFLEWVSLGAVAIVLALGGWMVTSGAMGLGILTTFILYSQRLFDPLRQMAERFTQIQGGLTAVERIGELLEEPLEIRDHTLAGPGNTKESPIETLPAPRQVMPSARGEVVFEGVHFAYRPDEPILQDLSFRLAPGEHVALVGPTGSGKTTVIRLLCRLYEPQQGRILLDGRDIRSLSLADLRRQLGVVLQDTFLFSGSVGDNLRLDREIDDKQLKEVCRDLGLSSLLGRLPQGLDTELRERGGNLSSGERQLLAVARVAIRNPNVLVMDEATAFMDPSTEATLQRDLDRLLERRTAVVIAHRLATVEAADRILVLRRGRLIEQGTHLQLRAQGGLYAELAELQERGLARL, via the coding sequence ATGGCCGGTTCCGATCTTCAGCGCATCAGTCGACTGGGGCGCTACCTCGGACGCGACCGTCGTCGTCTGCTGCTCACCCTGATTCTGCTGATTCCGGTGGCGCTCGCCGGCGCGATTCAGCCGCTGCTTGTCGGTCAGGCCATCTCGATTCTGCGCACCGTCTCCGGTGCCACCAACGAGGCGGTCGCTCCGATCCTGCAGCCCCTCGACAGCACCCTGGCCCTGCGGCTGATCATTGGTGCTCTGCTGATTTCTGTGCTGGTGCGTCTGGCTCTACAGGGGGTGCAGAGCTACAACATCCAATCCGTCGGGCAGCGACTCACAGCCAGAATTCGCCGTGATCTGTTCGCCCATGCGATGGATCTTTCCCTGCGGTTCCATGACCGCATGCCGGTAGGCAAGTTGCTCACGCGCCTCACCAGTGATGTTGATGCACTGGCTGAGGTGTTTGGCAGCGGGGCTGTTGGCGTTCTTGGTGATCTGGTCACGCTCACCGTGATTGCGGTGACCATGTTGTTGATCGAATGGCGACTCGGGCTGCTCTTGCTCGTGTCTCAGGTTCCGGTGACCCTGGTCGTGCTCTGGTTGCAGGGGCGCTACCGCAAAGCCAACTATCGGGTGCGTGAGGAGCTGTCGCAGCTGAATGCAGATTTTCAGGAAAATCTGCAAGGTCTGGACGTGGTTCAGATGTTTCGCCGTGAAGCCTTCAACGGTGACCGTTTCCAACGCACCGGCCTGGCCTATCGCGAGGCGGTGAATGGAACGATTTTGTTTGACAGCAGCATCTCCGCATTCCTGGAGTGGGTTTCCCTCGGAGCGGTGGCGATTGTGCTGGCTCTGGGGGGCTGGATGGTCACCTCCGGGGCAATGGGGCTGGGCATCCTCACAACGTTCATCCTCTATTCACAGCGGCTGTTTGATCCGCTGAGGCAGATGGCCGAGCGCTTTACCCAGATTCAGGGTGGCTTGACCGCGGTTGAGCGCATCGGAGAACTGCTCGAGGAGCCACTGGAAATTCGAGATCACACCCTTGCGGGCCCTGGCAACACCAAGGAATCGCCTATTGAAACCTTGCCTGCTCCGCGGCAGGTGATGCCGTCAGCCCGCGGCGAAGTCGTGTTTGAAGGTGTTCATTTCGCCTATCGACCTGATGAGCCGATTCTTCAGGATCTGAGCTTCAGGCTTGCGCCCGGTGAGCATGTGGCGTTGGTGGGCCCCACCGGTTCCGGAAAGACCACGGTGATCCGCTTGCTCTGCAGGCTTTATGAGCCCCAGCAGGGCCGGATTCTTCTCGATGGACGCGACATCCGCAGCCTTTCTCTGGCGGATCTCCGTCGCCAGCTGGGGGTGGTTCTCCAGGACACCTTTCTGTTCAGTGGCAGCGTCGGTGACAACCTCCGACTCGACCGGGAGATCGATGACAAGCAGCTCAAGGAGGTTTGCAGAGATCTCGGCCTCAGCTCACTGCTGGGCCGGCTTCCTCAAGGGCTGGACACGGAGCTGCGCGAGCGCGGTGGCAACCTCAGCTCTGGAGAACGTCAACTGCTTGCTGTGGCTCGGGTGGCGATTCGCAATCCCAATGTGCTTGTGATGGATGAGGCCACCGCCTTCATGGATCCTTCCACGGAAGCCACCTTGCAAAGAGATCTCGACCGCTTGCTGGAACGCCGAACCGCCGTGGTGATTGCGCACCGTCTGGCCACCGTTGAGGCCGCCGATCGGATCCTCGTTCTGCGTCGTGGCCGTTTGATCGAGCAGGGAACCCATCTGCAGTTGCGCGCTCAGGGCGGTCTCTATGCCGAACTCGCCGAGCTTCAGGAACGGGGTCTTGCCAGGCTCTGA
- the gloB gene encoding hydroxyacylglutathione hydrolase, translating into MGHPCQSDGIKPLPVLQDNVVWIWARGREAVVVDPAVAEPVRQWLVDRKLELAAVLQTHHHADHIGGTPDLLRQWPSAAVIAAAADQERIPFQTVSVEPGMQLELLGQPISVIDVRAHTRAHLAYVLPQGCSPELPTPVLFCGDTLFGAGCGRLFEGSAEDMHLALKRLQDLPDDTIVHCAHEYTEGNLRWAHALRPDDQAIAARLSTVQDLRSRGSLSLPSTMGEERRTNLFLRACSVQELRELRLHKDSWSG; encoded by the coding sequence ATGGGCCACCCCTGTCAGAGCGACGGAATCAAGCCACTGCCAGTCCTGCAGGACAACGTCGTCTGGATCTGGGCAAGGGGACGCGAGGCGGTCGTCGTCGATCCCGCTGTCGCCGAACCAGTGAGGCAATGGCTGGTGGATCGAAAGCTAGAGCTCGCCGCCGTCCTGCAGACCCATCACCATGCAGACCACATCGGCGGCACACCCGATCTGTTGCGGCAATGGCCTTCAGCTGCGGTGATCGCAGCAGCAGCCGATCAGGAGCGGATTCCTTTCCAGACGGTGTCGGTCGAGCCGGGCATGCAGCTCGAGCTGCTCGGACAGCCCATTTCAGTGATCGACGTGCGAGCCCATACCCGGGCGCATCTGGCTTATGTCCTACCCCAGGGGTGCTCACCGGAGCTTCCGACGCCAGTGCTGTTCTGTGGCGACACCCTGTTCGGGGCAGGCTGCGGACGCCTATTCGAAGGATCAGCCGAAGACATGCATCTGGCCCTCAAACGCCTGCAAGATCTCCCGGACGACACCATCGTTCATTGCGCTCACGAGTACACCGAAGGCAACCTGCGCTGGGCCCATGCCCTCAGACCAGATGATCAGGCCATCGCCGCACGCCTGAGCACAGTCCAAGACCTGCGCAGCCGTGGAAGTCTGTCCCTGCCCAGCACCATGGGTGAGGAGCGGCGCACCAACCTGTTTTTGCGAGCATGTTCAGTGCAAGAGCTGCGTGAACTCAGGCTTCACAAGGACAGCTGGAGCGGCTGA
- a CDS encoding RidA family protein, which produces MSTTTHQAVTTPDAPAPVGPYNQAVQAGGWLYCSGQIPLDPATGAMVGGGDVEAETRQVLRNLKAVLSAAGTEAAKVVRTTVYLVDLADFQAVNAIYAEMFGSGVSPARACVQVAALPKGSKVEIDCIAWLG; this is translated from the coding sequence ATGTCAACCACCACCCATCAAGCCGTCACCACACCTGACGCACCTGCTCCGGTCGGGCCATACAACCAGGCCGTGCAGGCTGGCGGATGGCTCTATTGCTCTGGCCAGATCCCTCTTGACCCAGCCACCGGAGCAATGGTGGGTGGCGGCGATGTGGAAGCTGAAACAAGGCAAGTGCTGCGCAATCTGAAGGCCGTTCTGAGCGCTGCAGGAACTGAGGCCGCCAAGGTCGTGCGGACCACGGTGTATCTGGTCGATCTCGCCGATTTTCAGGCGGTTAATGCGATCTATGCCGAAATGTTCGGAAGCGGTGTGAGCCCTGCCAGGGCCTGCGTTCAGGTCGCAGCACTGCCCAAGGGCTCCAAGGTGGAGATCGACTGCATCGCCTGGCTTGGATGA
- a CDS encoding alpha/beta fold hydrolase has translation MPASQLLIAVHGWLLSKQVWSPLAACWKERHPEIELWCPDLPGFGDAERPSGLLPNLSAYGRWLADDAIHRAKGRPFVLLGHSLGGSVVLHAEAHLRRQKQTDLLGVVLLAAGGGIYQPRPFRRLRGFGKLILELLPDGLAQLPAPLGTLGPFKAERRAARGLLVNSTSRGAVRELPGLVSDLAVDSLWISGDNDQVMEPGYVRHLAAYSPGHDYRQIAGCGHLPMQEKPEILSDILSSWIEAQSLARPRS, from the coding sequence ATGCCTGCAAGTCAACTGCTGATAGCTGTTCATGGCTGGCTTTTGAGCAAGCAGGTCTGGTCGCCTCTTGCCGCATGCTGGAAAGAACGCCATCCAGAGATTGAGCTCTGGTGCCCCGATCTACCTGGCTTCGGGGATGCGGAGCGCCCTTCAGGACTGCTTCCCAACTTGTCGGCCTACGGCCGCTGGCTGGCGGACGACGCCATTCACAGAGCGAAGGGACGACCCTTCGTGCTGTTGGGCCACTCACTCGGCGGCAGCGTGGTGCTGCATGCCGAAGCACATCTGCGACGACAGAAACAGACCGATTTATTGGGCGTTGTTCTGCTGGCAGCAGGGGGAGGGATCTATCAGCCACGGCCCTTTCGTCGACTGCGCGGCTTCGGGAAGTTGATTCTGGAGCTGCTTCCCGATGGCCTGGCTCAGCTACCAGCACCCCTTGGAACCCTTGGACCGTTCAAGGCCGAGCGGCGGGCTGCCCGCGGACTGCTGGTGAACAGCACCAGCCGGGGCGCGGTTCGAGAGCTGCCTGGATTGGTGTCTGACCTAGCCGTCGACAGCCTCTGGATCAGTGGCGACAACGATCAGGTGATGGAACCTGGCTATGTGCGCCATCTGGCGGCTTACAGCCCTGGGCATGACTATCGCCAGATCGCTGGCTGTGGCCACCTGCCGATGCAAGAGAAGCCGGAGATTCTGAGCGACATCCTGTCCAGCTGGATTGAGGCTCAGAGCCTGGCAAGACCCCGTTCCTGA
- the cbbX gene encoding CbbX protein codes for MDSSIDLEASFIASGVGEVLEHLDTELIGLLPVKTRIREIAALLLVDQARQSLDLLSKAPSLHMSFTGQPGTGKTTVAQKMSQILHRLGYLRKGHVITVTRDDLVGQYVGHTAPKTKEMIKRAQGGVLFIDEAYYLYKPGNERDYGAEAIEILLQEMESQRNDLVVIFAGYKDRMTAFYQSNPGLSSRVAHHIDFPDYSQCELMAIAQLLLEQQQYQFSEAAVEAFESYISRRRQLPFFANARSIRNALDRLRLRHANRLFSRRGQPLSREALITIEAEDVFASRVFQGEVEGADPSKPLTDGAV; via the coding sequence ATGGACTCATCGATTGATCTTGAGGCCAGTTTTATTGCTTCGGGAGTCGGAGAGGTCCTCGAGCACTTAGACACCGAGCTGATCGGTCTGCTGCCGGTCAAAACCAGAATCCGTGAGATCGCCGCTTTGCTGTTGGTGGACCAGGCTCGTCAGTCCCTGGATCTGCTCAGCAAAGCGCCCAGCCTGCACATGTCGTTCACCGGTCAACCAGGAACCGGAAAAACAACTGTTGCGCAGAAGATGTCGCAGATTCTTCATCGCCTCGGCTACCTGCGCAAAGGCCATGTGATCACCGTCACCAGAGATGACCTTGTTGGTCAATATGTGGGGCACACGGCCCCGAAAACCAAAGAGATGATCAAACGCGCCCAGGGAGGCGTCCTGTTCATTGACGAGGCTTACTACCTCTACAAACCGGGAAATGAGAGAGATTATGGAGCTGAAGCGATTGAGATTCTTCTGCAGGAGATGGAGAGTCAGCGCAATGATCTTGTGGTGATCTTTGCCGGTTACAAAGATCGGATGACAGCGTTTTATCAATCCAATCCAGGACTTTCCTCAAGGGTTGCTCACCACATCGACTTCCCTGATTACAGCCAGTGTGAATTGATGGCGATTGCTCAACTGTTGCTGGAACAACAGCAGTATCAATTCAGCGAAGCAGCCGTTGAAGCTTTTGAGAGCTACATCAGCAGGCGGCGTCAATTGCCGTTCTTCGCTAATGCACGTTCAATCCGCAATGCCCTCGATCGTCTGCGACTGCGGCATGCCAACCGCTTGTTCTCTCGCCGCGGTCAACCTCTCAGTCGTGAAGCCTTGATCACGATCGAAGCTGAGGATGTGTTTGCCAGTCGTGTGTTCCAGGGGGAAGTGGAGGGAGCCGATCCTTCCAAGCCACTGACCGACGGAGCCGTCTGA
- a CDS encoding 4a-hydroxytetrahydrobiopterin dehydratase, translating to MAAWNERKRPVCLEKRFEFESYSSTRDFLDRLGEFSELSKRYPDISFGKTYVNITLRPDEDAEDASLSDSDHAFAAAIDGLID from the coding sequence ATGGCAGCTTGGAACGAACGCAAGCGACCGGTCTGTCTGGAGAAGCGATTCGAGTTCGAGAGCTATAGCTCAACCCGTGATTTTCTTGATCGGCTCGGTGAATTCAGTGAACTGAGCAAGCGTTATCCCGACATCAGCTTTGGGAAAACCTATGTGAACATCACTTTGCGCCCTGATGAGGACGCGGAGGATGCGAGCCTTAGCGATTCAGATCACGCCTTCGCCGCGGCGATTGATGGACTCATCGATTGA
- a CDS encoding TIGR04282 family arsenosugar biosynthesis glycosyltransferase: protein MTEPILVVMTRWPASGRCKRRLASTLGSSQAAGIQARLIAHTLAVAQGLARDGTLRLHIAISGAGSRACRRWLASIPEASISAQGRGDLGNRMRREVLRARSTDPAAPVILIGTDLPDLAARDLIRAIELLRQSPLVIGPSRDGGYWLFGLSATAPGAPRWPFHSIPWGSDQVFGLTWQRACQRGLKAAQLDIRNDIDQLEDLEGWLA from the coding sequence ATGACCGAGCCCATCCTGGTGGTGATGACCCGCTGGCCTGCCAGCGGGCGTTGCAAACGTCGCCTTGCAAGCACGCTGGGGTCTTCGCAGGCTGCAGGGATCCAGGCGCGGCTGATCGCTCACACCCTGGCAGTGGCCCAAGGTCTTGCCAGAGATGGAACGCTCAGATTGCACATCGCCATCAGCGGTGCCGGCTCAAGAGCCTGCCGTCGCTGGCTCGCCTCGATTCCTGAGGCCAGCATCAGCGCACAGGGAAGAGGAGATCTTGGCAACCGCATGCGCAGGGAGGTGTTGAGGGCACGTTCCACTGACCCTGCGGCTCCGGTGATCCTGATCGGCACGGATCTTCCCGACCTGGCCGCAAGAGATCTGATCAGGGCTATCGAGCTTCTTCGCCAGTCACCACTGGTGATCGGACCATCACGGGATGGTGGCTACTGGCTGTTCGGTCTGTCGGCAACGGCACCAGGAGCACCCCGCTGGCCCTTTCATTCGATCCCGTGGGGTAGCGACCAGGTCTTTGGCCTCACTTGGCAGCGAGCCTGCCAGCGCGGTCTGAAGGCGGCACAGCTCGACATACGCAATGACATCGACCAGCTCGAGGATCTTGAGGGATGGCTGGCATGA
- a CDS encoding TIGR04283 family arsenosugar biosynthesis glycosyltransferase translates to MAGMTRQEALSVVIPCLNEAERLPLLLADLQCVGSGLQILLADGGSSDATSEIAGLAGAHLIKIHPAGRGRQLRAAAAQAHGDWLLFLHADSRLPLQWFRGVSPLLQTSAAAANAWYFDFRIAPSTASRRLLEQAVALRSRWLQRPYGDQGLLLHRELYHRCGGFAELPLMEDLDLVERLSRIADLKRIGLPLTTDGRRWQDDGVLRRSWRNAWLRRRWKQGESAERLAEDYYGTQFAYQKPQR, encoded by the coding sequence ATGGCTGGCATGACCAGGCAAGAAGCTCTGAGCGTGGTCATCCCCTGCCTCAATGAGGCAGAACGGCTGCCGTTGCTGCTGGCGGACTTGCAGTGCGTTGGGAGCGGACTGCAGATTCTGCTAGCGGATGGGGGGAGCAGCGATGCCACATCGGAGATCGCAGGCTTGGCCGGTGCTCATCTGATCAAAATTCATCCCGCTGGCCGTGGCCGTCAACTGCGCGCCGCAGCGGCTCAGGCCCATGGCGACTGGTTGCTGTTCTTGCATGCAGATAGTCGTCTTCCCCTTCAATGGTTCAGGGGGGTCAGCCCGCTACTGCAAACCTCTGCCGCAGCAGCTAACGCCTGGTATTTCGATTTTCGAATTGCTCCCTCCACTGCGTCGCGACGTCTGCTGGAGCAGGCTGTGGCCTTGCGCAGTCGCTGGCTACAGCGTCCCTACGGTGATCAAGGGCTGCTGCTGCATCGAGAGCTTTATCACCGTTGCGGCGGCTTTGCCGAGCTGCCGCTGATGGAGGATCTGGATCTGGTGGAGCGCCTGAGCCGCATCGCTGATCTCAAGCGGATAGGCCTGCCACTGACCACCGATGGCCGACGTTGGCAAGACGACGGAGTCCTACGGCGCAGCTGGCGTAATGCATGGCTGCGTCGGCGCTGGAAGCAGGGCGAGTCTGCGGAGCGGCTAGCCGAGGATTACTACGGCACTCAGTTCGCGTACCAGAAACCGCAGCGATGA